TCTCTAATGCTCTGAACTCAAGATCTGAAAGTTTTTCCATAATAAAAATTTCCTCTTTGTCGTTTAATTTGTTTTCCTTTTATTCATCTTATTCTGTCCATTAACCTTTACGATATTACTAATTAATTTATTATATATGTTTATTATAAGCTCCTCTAAGTTTAACGCAGTTAGGGCTATTGCAATACCTAAAACCCAGCCACCAATTATATCCCATGGCCAATGTACACCCACGTAAACTCTAGAATAACTAACTATTAGGGCTTCCAAAAATAAAGGTAATGAAATGTAATAGGGTAATGTAAAAAGTACGATCATTGCACCAACACTTACGATTAACGCATGTCCAGAGGGGTAAGAATAATCAGTTGGCTCTGAAACTAGTAAATGTACATTGTTTAGTATTAGAAATGGTCTTGGCTGAGCCATAACATATTTTGAGATCTCTCCTAAAATTATGGCTATTATGAAACCTCCTACTAGTATTAGGGATGATCTCCTATACTTCCCGCCTAATATAAACAATATTGCTGTAACTGGAATCCAAATATATTCCCTACCATATTTAGAAAAGAATATCATAACTGGATTAAGTATTGATAATTGATTATGATTTATTAAATAGAATAAATAAATGTTTCCTGGGAAATTTTCTTCTCCTATTACTTTCAGTATAGCTGAGATGACAATATATATAGCGTAAATTATTATTATGTATCTCCACTTCATATCATGTAACTAGGCTATATAAACTATATAAAACTATTCATCGGAATTGTAATTAAGGGGTCGGACTTTCATAGGGTTTCATGATATTTCATATCAACCCTCGTCCTCATACCCCTTGTCCGGCCCTCCACGCCTAGGTTAGGGAGCATACCTCCCAGCCACGACATGGAGAGCCTCATTGAACCCATCCTCCCCCTCACATTGCTCCTCGGGTTCATCGTAGGGCCCTCTTCTACATACTAAATATTAACAAAAAAGTTTATAAAAATAATGTTGAAGGGGCTAGGAATGTTAAATGACATCAAATAATATAAACTTTACGATTTATTGGAAACTGCTGACAACGGCTGTGGATTATTTAATCAAAAATCTGAAAGTGCCGTTACTAAGCTACAAATGAGTAAGTTAGCTTATAAGGGCGTAAGTAACATTATACTCCATAACGGAATACTTTTTTGACAAAATTTATAGCTTAATATTGGCACTATCAAAAATCTTAAATATTTAGATGATATTATTAAAAATAAATTATTCTGTTCTATTTTGATCTTGCGTTTTCTTGTCTATATAAATATTTTTGTTAAAACTTATTAACATTTCGTATGTTAATGAAAATAATTAATCAGTAATATGTGGAATCTAAAATTATATATTTTAAAAAATGACGAAGTATCTTAAAAAGAAAATTATATAATATTTAAAAATATTAGACTCTGCTGACTCCTCTATAAAGTAAGATAAATATTGCTGCCGTTAATATCATATATATTGCTGCCATTAATATCGTAGTATTTGGAACGCCAATTATACTAGAGGTCATAAAGTTCAACGGGAGCGAGAGTATCACAAAAAATATTAATATTAATATAGCTAATAAGCCAGCTATGGTATATTTCTTCATTTTATCTCACCAACATTGAAATTATTCTTACAGAGTCCCACAATAAATTATATGCCATGAAACCAGCCATAAACGCAGTTGCACCAAATATTAATGCAAGGATCGCAATACCTAATTTCGTCATTATCTCACCCCCCTTATTCTCTCACATAAACTTCATAATGATACAACTGTACTGCTATTCCCCATAGCATTAATATAACTCCCAGATCCATCCCAGCATATGTAGCTTGAGGTCCAACACTAGGTAAAGTCCACATTAAACCAAGTAAGAATAGGGATATTATGAATATTATTATAATTCCGTAAAATGCGGCTTTTTTCTTCCAACTAACTCCTACTTGAGAACCTACTGCAGCTATTGGCTTTCTTCCAATTATAAATCCTGCTACTCTTCTTAACATATAAGCTGCAAACAAAGTAACTGGTAATAGTATTATACCGTTTATTACTGTAGGAAATTCTAAGAAATTAATAAAAGTCCCAGCTAATGATAAGGAAGCAACACTAGCTAATAATATCTCCATTGGTGTTATGTTCATTTTTATTACTTTAGCTTCAGTTTTAGATATAGAGTTAACTTGATTTTCTTTAGGTTTCCATAAATAAACTAATAGTCCAACTATAATTAATGGTGGTCCTAGATACTCTACTTGAGCGTTAAATGGTTCTGGTACACCAGGTTGTAAATATCCCCATACTGATAACTCCACTAAATAAATAATTAAAGTAGTCATTATCCAAGTCCAGAACTTTCTCCTTGTTACAGATAGATAATCTGATGGGTCTAAGAATGGTAATAACATTAATATCACTAATCCTAAAACGAGAACGGCAAGTACTAGTATTGGAGTTATTGGCATACCATTAGGTAATAGAAAGTCTACGAACTTATATAGGAATAAGAAGAACCATGGAGGATAAGGTTGGACGCTTATAGCTTGTGGTGAACCAGCTTGTGGTGCTGGATAAGGATTTATTACTATAGGTAATCCATTAATATTTGCTAGCAAGTTTGGAACAAATAATATTATACCCCAAGTTAGTAATACTATAGATAGCATATAAACAAAGTTTCTTGGCCACCACTCATTAAACCTTGTCTGTTCCTCTTTTGTGTAGTATGCTGGGACTTTAGGCTTTTCTTTAGCGGATGGAGTCATACCATATCTTTCTGATAGCATGAAGTGGAATACAAATAGTACGCCTAGTAAGAATACTAACAATATGTGCCAGCCTAATAATCTATCAAATAGCTCTGACCTAACTAATGGATTTGACGATAACGCTGCACTTCCTCCTGGTCCAAATAGCCAGCCCACTAATGTAGTAGCACCAGGAATACCAGTACCTACTAGAAGTTCACTACCTATGTCTATAGCATTTACTCCTAGAACATCGCTTACTAAACTATACCCGAAGAAAGAGGCACCGAGTGTTAGAGCGAGTAAAATAACCCCGGTAACCCACTGAAGCTCTCTAGGCTTCTTATAAGCCCCTTTATAGAAGTTTCTGAACATGTGAATGTAAGCTAAGATTATCATAATATATGCTCCATACAAGTGACTAAATAGTAAAACTGAGCCATAGGGAACATTATATATTATATTTTGTGTGGATTGATAAGCATAAGCTGGCTGATAGTACATTAAGAGGAATAACCCAGTTATTACGGTATATATGAATGCAGCAGCGACCATAGCACCTAGCCAATATGATATATTATACATATAATCTGGCGTTCTAAAAAGCGGGGCTTCCGTAACTCCAATTCTATCGATTATATTATCTATTAAACCCTTCTTTTCCTCACCCATTCTTTTTCACCCCCTCTTCTGCTTTTGCTAAGGTTAAAGGTAAGGAAGAAGAGGGTGGTGGTTGTGAAAAAACAGTTTGTTTTGAAGCATAAGCTAGTACATCAAATATTCCTATAGACAGCGTAATTAGTAAACCAGGTATTCCTATCTCTGCTAAGAACGATTCTATAAAGTTAAATGGTTGGAAGAAAGTAGGATATGCTATCATTCTTCTTAAAAGTCCTAAATAACCCGCTACGGACATTGTATAACCTACACCTAAAAATGGAGCAGTCCACCAAATCATACCTATTCTCATCCATTTAGATGCTTGTTCACTGAAGTTAAACCCAGTAAAAGTAGTCTTTAACATGTCTAAAAATACGGTAGTGAATCCCATTACTATTAGAGTCCATATCATTAAATGGAAGTGTCCTACAACATAATAAGTGTTATGAAATATTGGGTTTATTGAATTTTCTGGCAATACTA
The genomic region above belongs to Saccharolobus caldissimus and contains:
- the soxC gene encoding proton pump complex cytochrome B SoxC; translation: MGEEKKGLIDNIIDRIGVTEAPLFRTPDYMYNISYWLGAMVAAAFIYTVITGLFLLMYYQPAYAYQSTQNIIYNVPYGSVLLFSHLYGAYIMIILAYIHMFRNFYKGAYKKPRELQWVTGVILLALTLGASFFGYSLVSDVLGVNAIDIGSELLVGTGIPGATTLVGWLFGPGGSAALSSNPLVRSELFDRLLGWHILLVFLLGVLFVFHFMLSERYGMTPSAKEKPKVPAYYTKEEQTRFNEWWPRNFVYMLSIVLLTWGIILFVPNLLANINGLPIVINPYPAPQAGSPQAISVQPYPPWFFLFLYKFVDFLLPNGMPITPILVLAVLVLGLVILMLLPFLDPSDYLSVTRRKFWTWIMTTLIIYLVELSVWGYLQPGVPEPFNAQVEYLGPPLIIVGLLVYLWKPKENQVNSISKTEAKVIKMNITPMEILLASVASLSLAGTFINFLEFPTVINGIILLPVTLFAAYMLRRVAGFIIGRKPIAAVGSQVGVSWKKKAAFYGIIIIFIISLFLLGLMWTLPSVGPQATYAGMDLGVILMLWGIAVQLYHYEVYVRE
- the sepP gene encoding undecaprenyl-diphosphatase SepP, producing MKWRYIIIIYAIYIVISAILKVIGEENFPGNIYLFYLINHNQLSILNPVMIFFSKYGREYIWIPVTAILFILGGKYRRSSLILVGGFIIAIILGEISKYVMAQPRPFLILNNVHLLVSEPTDYSYPSGHALIVSVGAMIVLFTLPYYISLPLFLEALIVSYSRVYVGVHWPWDIIGGWVLGIAIALTALNLEELIINIYNKLISNIVKVNGQNKMNKRKTN